From one Azospirillum ramasamyi genomic stretch:
- a CDS encoding YgjV family protein, translating to MLSLPLTITAADAFGAAAFAGSCLWPLMKKRRALLAGQAASNLMFIIHYVLLGAHTAAALCLLVVMQALAAMPEGRSRWQTAAFAATVPGIAAIAVFTWSGLPSALSSLGITFSTLARWQSDAIRMRLLLLAAGAFWISHNALVMSPFGIAADLFSAAANLLRLHGGRRKAAPAAAAALSADAAPKGLAAA from the coding sequence ATGCTGTCCCTCCCCCTGACCATCACCGCCGCCGATGCCTTCGGCGCGGCGGCCTTCGCCGGTTCTTGCCTGTGGCCGCTGATGAAGAAGCGCCGCGCCCTGCTGGCCGGGCAGGCGGCGTCCAACCTGATGTTCATCATCCATTATGTGCTGCTGGGCGCCCACACCGCGGCGGCGCTGTGCCTGCTGGTGGTGATGCAGGCGCTGGCGGCCATGCCGGAGGGGCGCAGTCGCTGGCAGACCGCGGCCTTCGCCGCCACGGTGCCGGGCATCGCCGCCATCGCCGTCTTCACCTGGTCGGGCCTGCCCTCGGCGCTGTCCAGCCTGGGCATCACCTTCTCCACGCTGGCGCGCTGGCAGTCGGATGCGATCCGCATGCGCCTGCTGCTGCTGGCCGCGGGGGCCTTCTGGATCAGCCACAACGCGCTTGTGATGTCGCCCTTCGGCATCGCAGCGGACCTCTTCAGCGCCGCCGCCAACCTGCTGCGCCTGCACGGCGGGCGCCGCAAGGCCGCTCCGGCGGCAGCCGCCGCGCTGAGCGCCGATGCCGCGCCGAAGGGTCTTGCCGCCGCCTGA
- a CDS encoding winged helix-turn-helix domain-containing protein: MTSDLRVRFLHPSGAIGPGKIALLEAIDRTGSISAAARSLGMTFRRAWFLVETMNTAFREPVIRTSVGGREGGGAGLTAMGQEVVARYRLMQEEARKAAEPHLRWLDEMLKEERPEDGRADDEKPEDERPEDESGTPPAG; this comes from the coding sequence ATGACCTCCGACCTTCGTGTCCGCTTCCTGCACCCGTCGGGCGCCATCGGCCCCGGCAAGATCGCGTTGCTGGAGGCCATCGACCGCACCGGCTCCATATCGGCGGCGGCACGGTCGCTGGGCATGACCTTCCGCCGCGCCTGGTTCCTGGTGGAGACGATGAACACCGCCTTCCGCGAGCCGGTGATCCGCACCAGCGTCGGCGGCCGCGAGGGCGGCGGCGCCGGCCTGACCGCGATGGGGCAGGAGGTGGTCGCCCGCTACCGCCTGATGCAGGAGGAGGCCCGCAAGGCCGCCGAACCGCACCTGCGCTGGCTGGATGAGATGCTGAAGGAAGAACGGCCAGAGGACGGGCGGGCCGATGACGAGAAGCCCGAGGACGAGAGGCCCGAGGACGAGTCCGGGACGCCCCCGGCCGGCTGA
- a CDS encoding glucokinase, whose amino-acid sequence MAASPILVADIGATNARFGLIDGRVVREARVLRCADYASIEDAATAYLSAVGLAAPGTPGRPRRGAFAVAGPVTGDRIAMTNLVWQFSVGRVRDALGLEGLVVINDFTAVALSVPRLAEEDRRQVGEGTPQPGTVVAVLGPGSGLGVSGLVPGAGGRWTALSGEGGHVTMAPVSDRESAVLGQLRKSIDHVSAERVLSGPGLVNLYNALSILDGREPAALTPAQITANALAGSEHHCVEAVEMFCAMLGTVAGNLALTLGARGGVYIAGGIVPRLGTLFAHSRFRKRFTEKGRMRDFLAPIPTYVVTHELPAFLGLAEAAGTD is encoded by the coding sequence ATGGCCGCCTCCCCCATCCTCGTCGCAGACATCGGTGCCACCAACGCGCGCTTCGGCCTGATCGACGGCCGGGTTGTGCGCGAGGCGCGGGTGCTGCGCTGCGCCGACTACGCTTCGATCGAGGATGCGGCCACCGCCTACCTGTCGGCGGTCGGGCTGGCGGCGCCCGGCACGCCGGGCCGTCCGCGGCGCGGCGCCTTCGCGGTGGCCGGGCCGGTCACCGGCGACCGCATCGCCATGACCAATCTGGTCTGGCAGTTCTCCGTCGGCCGGGTGCGCGACGCCCTGGGGCTTGAGGGGCTGGTCGTCATCAACGACTTCACCGCCGTCGCCCTGTCGGTGCCGCGCCTGGCCGAGGAGGACCGCCGGCAGGTCGGCGAGGGGACGCCGCAGCCGGGCACCGTCGTCGCCGTGCTGGGGCCGGGCAGCGGGCTGGGCGTGTCGGGGCTGGTTCCGGGGGCGGGCGGACGCTGGACCGCGCTGTCGGGCGAGGGCGGCCATGTCACCATGGCGCCGGTCAGCGACCGCGAGAGCGCCGTGCTGGGCCAGCTGCGCAAGAGCATCGACCATGTCTCGGCCGAGCGGGTGCTGTCGGGTCCGGGCCTCGTCAACCTCTACAATGCCCTGTCGATCCTCGACGGACGCGAGCCGGCCGCCCTCACCCCCGCCCAGATCACCGCCAACGCGCTGGCCGGGTCCGAGCATCATTGCGTGGAGGCGGTGGAGATGTTCTGCGCCATGCTGGGCACCGTCGCCGGCAACCTCGCCTTGACGCTGGGCGCGCGCGGCGGCGTCTACATCGCCGGCGGCATCGTGCCGAGGCTGGGGACGCTGTTCGCCCATTCCCGCTTCCGCAAGCGCTTCACCGAGAAGGGCCGCATGCGCGACTTCCTGGCCCCGATCCCCACCTATGTCGTCACCCATGAACTGCCCGCCTTCCTGGGCCTCGCCGAGGCCGCCGGGACCGACTGA
- the otsA gene encoding alpha,alpha-trehalose-phosphate synthase (UDP-forming), producing MSRLVVVSNRVALMEEGKQAAGGLAVAILAALKKTGGIWFGWSGNVVDGESQAEPSRTDVGRLTYATLDLGRRDHEEYYNGFANQTLWPLFHYRLGLISVNRRTREGYERVNAYFADRLEPLLRPDDMIWVHDYHLIPFGDELRRRGCSQRMGFFLHTPFPPPELLTALPNHRDLIRELCAYDLVGFHTATDLRGFCDYIRTETDGTVEQRGAYGSAVIRAFGRTLMAKVFPISIDTEALESLARTAGRSRQAERLRESLVGRRLIIGVDRLDYSKGLPQRFAAFEQLLESYPEHCNRVSFLQIAPPSREDVPEYIAIRRELSEMAGRINGRFAEFDWQPIRYLNRSFGQRVLAGFYRLANVGLVTPLRDGMNLVAKEYVACQDSDNPGVLVLSQFAGAAHEMGEALIVNPFDIEGVGDALQRALTMPLGERKERHAALMRTLRRNDISSWRESYVDALTRAPYDFPVT from the coding sequence GTGAGCAGGCTCGTCGTCGTGTCCAACCGGGTGGCCCTGATGGAAGAGGGCAAACAGGCGGCCGGCGGTCTCGCCGTCGCCATCCTGGCAGCCCTGAAGAAGACCGGAGGCATCTGGTTCGGCTGGAGCGGAAATGTCGTCGACGGCGAGTCCCAGGCCGAACCGAGCCGGACCGATGTTGGGAGACTGACCTACGCCACGCTCGATCTCGGACGCCGCGATCATGAGGAATACTACAACGGCTTCGCCAACCAGACCTTATGGCCGCTGTTCCATTACCGGCTGGGCCTGATCTCGGTGAACCGGCGGACGCGCGAGGGGTATGAGCGGGTCAACGCCTATTTCGCCGACAGGCTGGAGCCGCTGCTGCGCCCGGACGACATGATCTGGGTCCACGACTATCACCTGATCCCCTTCGGCGACGAGCTGCGCCGCCGCGGCTGCTCGCAGCGCATGGGCTTCTTCCTGCACACGCCCTTCCCGCCGCCGGAACTGCTGACCGCCCTGCCCAACCACCGCGACCTGATCCGCGAGCTGTGCGCCTATGATCTGGTCGGCTTCCACACCGCCACCGACCTGCGCGGCTTCTGCGACTACATCCGCACCGAGACCGACGGCACGGTGGAGCAGCGCGGCGCCTATGGCAGCGCCGTGATCCGCGCCTTCGGCCGCACCCTGATGGCGAAGGTCTTCCCCATCAGCATCGACACCGAGGCGCTGGAAAGCCTCGCCCGCACCGCCGGCCGCTCGCGCCAGGCCGAACGGCTGCGCGAAAGCCTGGTCGGCCGCCGGCTGATCATCGGCGTCGACCGCCTCGATTACTCCAAGGGCCTGCCGCAGCGCTTCGCCGCCTTCGAACAGCTTCTGGAAAGCTACCCGGAGCATTGCAACCGCGTGTCCTTCCTGCAGATCGCCCCGCCCTCGCGCGAGGACGTGCCGGAATACATCGCCATCCGCCGCGAGCTGTCGGAGATGGCCGGCCGCATCAACGGCCGCTTCGCCGAGTTCGACTGGCAGCCGATCCGCTACCTGAACCGCAGCTTCGGCCAGCGCGTGCTGGCGGGCTTCTACCGGCTGGCGAATGTCGGCCTGGTCACGCCGCTGCGCGACGGCATGAATCTGGTCGCCAAGGAGTATGTCGCCTGCCAGGACAGTGACAATCCCGGCGTCCTGGTGCTGTCGCAGTTCGCCGGCGCCGCGCATGAGATGGGAGAGGCGCTGATCGTCAACCCTTTCGACATCGAGGGCGTCGGCGACGCGCTGCAGCGGGCGCTGACCATGCCGCTGGGCGAGCGCAAGGAACGACACGCCGCCCTGATGCGGACGCTGCGGCGCAACGACATCAGCTCGTGGCGTGAAAGCTATGTGGACGCGCTGACCCGCGCCCCTTATGACTTTCCGGTCACCTGA
- a CDS encoding N-formylglutamate amidohydrolase, which produces MDASFDAQRDPGAGTGPAPDKAAPAADVPAADVPAFEILAPQSQRLPLVLASPHSGNAYSAAFLASSRLDARALRKSEDCFVDEIFAFAPGFGVPLIRALFPRAYLDVNREAYELDPEMFADPLPAYVNTRSPRVAAGLGTIARVVANGEDIYKAKLRFAEALDRVNRCYTPYHNALRRLVDDTRSAFGHALLIDCHSMPSASIAASGKGGRAGGNHPEIVLGDCYGNACAPAVIGAAEEYLRGLGYAVSRNNPYAGGYTTRHYGRPRQGIHALQIEIARDLYMDEAALTRLPYLNVLARHMTELVDTLGLLPPHSLEPR; this is translated from the coding sequence ATGGACGCCTCCTTCGACGCGCAGCGTGACCCCGGTGCCGGCACCGGTCCGGCCCCCGACAAGGCCGCCCCGGCCGCGGATGTCCCGGCCGCGGATGTCCCAGCCTTCGAGATTCTGGCCCCGCAGAGCCAGAGGCTGCCGCTCGTCCTGGCTTCGCCGCACAGCGGGAACGCCTATTCCGCCGCCTTCCTCGCCTCGTCCCGGCTGGACGCCCGCGCTCTGCGCAAGTCCGAGGACTGTTTCGTCGACGAGATCTTCGCCTTCGCTCCCGGCTTCGGCGTGCCGCTGATCCGCGCCCTGTTCCCGCGCGCCTATCTGGACGTCAACCGCGAAGCCTACGAGCTGGATCCGGAGATGTTCGCCGATCCGCTGCCGGCCTACGTCAACACCCGCTCGCCCCGGGTGGCGGCGGGGCTGGGCACCATCGCCCGCGTGGTCGCCAACGGCGAGGACATCTACAAGGCCAAGCTGCGCTTCGCCGAGGCGCTGGACCGCGTCAACCGCTGCTACACCCCCTATCACAACGCCCTGCGCCGGCTGGTGGACGACACCCGCAGCGCCTTCGGCCATGCCCTGCTGATCGATTGCCATTCGATGCCGTCGGCCAGCATCGCCGCCAGCGGGAAAGGCGGCCGGGCCGGCGGCAACCATCCCGAGATCGTGCTGGGCGACTGTTACGGCAACGCCTGCGCGCCTGCGGTGATCGGTGCGGCGGAAGAGTACCTGCGCGGGCTCGGCTATGCCGTCAGCCGCAACAACCCCTATGCCGGCGGCTACACCACCCGCCATTACGGACGGCCGCGCCAGGGCATCCACGCCCTGCAGATCGAGATCGCCCGCGACCTCTACATGGACGAGGCGGCCCTGACCCGCCTGCCCTACCTGAACGTTCTGGCCCGCCACATGACCGAGCTGGTCGACACCCTGGGCCTGCTGCCGCCCCACAGCCTGGAACCGCGCTGA
- a CDS encoding TIGR02300 family protein: MAKPEWGVKRICPSCGARYYDMRKDPPVCPSCGAQFDPEALLKSRKARPAPADDTKKVVAVTEDEDTENEAEESDTPELEDVEDDMSVEDIEETDDTADDEDDVLIEDTSELGEDDMDEVVDVEGEDEEER; this comes from the coding sequence GTGGCCAAACCCGAATGGGGCGTCAAGCGCATCTGCCCGAGCTGTGGCGCTCGCTATTACGACATGCGCAAGGACCCGCCGGTCTGCCCGAGCTGCGGTGCGCAATTCGATCCCGAGGCACTGCTGAAGTCCCGCAAGGCCCGCCCGGCCCCGGCCGACGACACCAAGAAGGTGGTGGCCGTGACCGAGGACGAGGATACCGAGAACGAGGCCGAGGAGAGCGATACTCCGGAGCTGGAGGATGTCGAGGACGACATGAGCGTCGAGGACATCGAGGAGACCGACGACACCGCCGACGATGAGGACGACGTCCTGATCGAGGACACGTCCGAACTGGGCGAGGACGACATGGACGAGGTCGTCGATGTCGAGGGCGAGGACGAGGAGGAGCGCTGA
- the aroA gene encoding 3-phosphoshikimate 1-carboxyvinyltransferase gives MTQAPVTQTPVTQVKPLRSAATGAIRGGIRVPGDKSISHRSLMLGAIAVGETEIHGLLEGEDVLHTAAAMRLLGAQAERDGSGVWRVRGVGLGALQEPAQVLDMGNSGTAARLLMGLVAAHPITCVFTGDASLNKRPMARVTKPLEEMGARFVGRSGGRLPLTVVGSGDLVPITYRLPVASAQVKSAIILAGLNTAGATTVIEAEPTRDHTELMLRHFGATVTTERLEDGALAVTVIGQPELTGRTIHVPADPSSAAFPAVAALLRPGSELLLNDVGMNPRRTGLFDTLVEMGADIAFENRRDQAGEPVADLRVRHSALKGVVVPADRAPSMIDEYPVLAAAAACAEGTTVMLGLKELRVKESDRLAMVAEGLTRCGVSVEVGADDSLTVHGTGGKGKGPKGGAIVATAMDHRIAMSFLVLGMASEQPISVDDGAFIETSFPGFVGLMNGLGAKIGEA, from the coding sequence ATGACGCAGGCCCCCGTCACGCAGACCCCCGTCACGCAGGTGAAGCCGCTGCGCTCCGCCGCCACCGGCGCGATCCGGGGCGGCATCCGCGTGCCCGGCGACAAGTCGATCTCGCACCGGTCGCTGATGCTGGGCGCCATCGCCGTGGGCGAGACGGAGATCCATGGCCTGCTGGAGGGAGAGGACGTCCTGCACACCGCGGCAGCCATGCGTCTGCTGGGCGCCCAGGCGGAGCGGGACGGCTCCGGCGTCTGGCGCGTGCGCGGCGTCGGGCTGGGCGCCTTGCAGGAGCCGGCGCAGGTGCTGGACATGGGCAACAGCGGCACCGCCGCCCGCCTGCTGATGGGGCTGGTCGCCGCCCACCCGATCACCTGCGTCTTCACCGGCGACGCCTCGCTGAACAAGCGGCCGATGGCCCGCGTCACCAAGCCGCTGGAGGAGATGGGCGCCCGCTTCGTCGGGCGGTCGGGCGGCCGGCTGCCGCTGACCGTGGTCGGCAGCGGCGATCTGGTTCCGATCACCTACCGCCTGCCGGTGGCCTCGGCCCAGGTGAAGTCGGCGATCATCCTGGCCGGGCTCAACACCGCCGGCGCCACCACGGTGATCGAGGCGGAGCCGACGCGCGACCACACCGAACTGATGCTGCGCCATTTCGGCGCCACCGTGACGACCGAGCGGCTGGAGGACGGCGCGCTGGCCGTCACGGTCATCGGCCAGCCGGAACTGACCGGCCGGACCATCCATGTGCCGGCCGATCCCAGCAGCGCCGCCTTCCCCGCGGTCGCCGCCCTGCTGCGGCCGGGCTCGGAACTGCTGCTGAACGACGTCGGCATGAACCCGCGCCGCACCGGCCTCTTCGACACGCTGGTGGAGATGGGGGCCGACATCGCCTTCGAGAACCGCCGCGACCAGGCGGGCGAGCCGGTGGCCGACCTGCGGGTGCGCCACAGCGCGCTGAAGGGCGTGGTGGTGCCGGCCGACCGCGCGCCGAGCATGATCGACGAATACCCGGTCCTGGCCGCCGCCGCCGCCTGTGCCGAGGGCACCACGGTGATGCTGGGCCTGAAGGAACTGCGGGTGAAGGAAAGCGACCGCCTCGCCATGGTGGCGGAAGGGCTGACCCGCTGCGGCGTGTCGGTGGAGGTCGGCGCCGACGACAGCCTGACGGTGCACGGCACCGGCGGCAAGGGCAAGGGGCCGAAGGGCGGCGCCATCGTCGCCACCGCCATGGACCACCGCATCGCCATGAGCTTCCTGGTGCTGGGCATGGCGTCGGAACAGCCGATTTCGGTCGATGACGGCGCCTTCATCGAAACCAGCTTCCCCGGCTTCGTCGGTCTGATGAACGGTCTGGGCGCGAAGATCGGTGAGGCGTGA
- the cmk gene encoding (d)CMP kinase — MTQPLSNQPLSTEPAPAKAVVVAIDGPAASGKGTLSQRIAEAFGFAHLDTGVLYRAVGVSVLRAGGDPADNAAAARAAYELHPEHPILQEVALRTDAAAQAASKVAAVPEVRAALLDFQRRFAAHPPGGAPGAVLDGRDIGTVVCPDAQAKLFITASVEVRAERRLKELQRRGIPAISSDVLEDMKARDARDSQRAVAPLRPAVDAFVLDTSALDADQVFSMAVAHIGSKTGLKPKA; from the coding sequence ATGACCCAGCCGCTTTCCAACCAGCCCCTCTCCACCGAGCCGGCACCCGCCAAGGCGGTCGTCGTCGCCATCGACGGCCCGGCCGCCAGCGGCAAGGGCACCCTGTCGCAGCGCATCGCCGAGGCCTTCGGCTTCGCCCATCTCGACACCGGCGTGCTGTACCGCGCGGTCGGCGTTTCGGTCCTGCGGGCCGGCGGCGATCCGGCCGACAATGCGGCGGCGGCGCGCGCCGCCTATGAACTGCACCCCGAGCATCCCATCCTGCAGGAGGTGGCCCTGCGCACCGACGCGGCGGCGCAGGCGGCCAGCAAGGTGGCGGCGGTGCCGGAGGTGCGGGCGGCGCTGCTCGACTTCCAGCGGCGCTTCGCGGCCCATCCGCCGGGCGGCGCGCCGGGGGCGGTTCTGGACGGGCGCGACATCGGAACGGTGGTCTGCCCCGACGCCCAGGCCAAGCTGTTCATTACCGCTTCGGTGGAGGTCCGGGCCGAACGGCGACTCAAGGAGTTGCAGAGGCGGGGGATTCCAGCTATATCCTCCGATGTCCTGGAGGACATGAAGGCTCGTGATGCGCGCGACAGCCAGAGAGCGGTGGCCCCGCTCCGTCCGGCTGTTGACGCTTTTGTGCTTGATACGTCCGCTCTCGATGCCGATCAGGTGTTCTCGATGGCGGTCGCTCACATCGGTTCGAAGACCGGTCTGAAACCCAAGGCGTGA
- the rpsA gene encoding 30S ribosomal protein S1, giving the protein MAQSLARTVEKESFASLLEESLGAAESLEGTVVKGRVVAVENDMVTIDVGLKSEGRVALKEFAVAGQPPELKAGDTVEVYLERMEDKNGEAMLSREKAKREEAWALLEKSFNDQSRVTGVIFGRVKGGFTVDLSGAVAFLPGSQVDIRPVRDISPLLGTPQPFQILKMDRSRGNIVVSRRAVLEESRAEARSELVANLKEGQILQGVVKNITDYGAFVDLGGVDGLLHVTDIAWRRINHPSEALQIGQTVTVQVIRFNPETQRISLGMKQLEADPWEGVEAKYPVGAKFKGRVTNITDYGAFVELEPGIEGLVHVSEMSWTKKNVHPGKIVSTSQEVEVMVLDVDPQKRRISLGLKQCLDNPWETFTDKFGPGTELEGEVKNITEFGLFVGLPGDIDGMVHMSDLDWNKSGEEAIAEYKKGDRVKVKVLDVDVEKERISLGIKQLANDPFEAATAGLKKNEVVTCTVTQVTDGGIEVAVGEGYTGFIRKSDLSRERSEQRPDRFAVGEKVDAKVTQIDRASRRISLSIKAREMEEEKQAMAEFGSSDSGASLGDILGAALKRKQQNDE; this is encoded by the coding sequence ATGGCACAGTCACTGGCCCGCACGGTCGAAAAGGAAAGCTTCGCGTCTCTGCTGGAAGAGTCGCTGGGCGCGGCCGAGTCGCTCGAGGGCACGGTCGTCAAGGGACGCGTCGTCGCCGTCGAGAACGACATGGTCACCATCGACGTCGGTCTGAAGTCGGAAGGCCGCGTCGCGCTGAAGGAATTCGCCGTTGCCGGCCAGCCGCCCGAGCTGAAGGCGGGCGACACCGTCGAGGTCTACCTCGAGCGGATGGAAGACAAGAACGGCGAAGCGATGCTGAGCCGTGAGAAGGCGAAGCGCGAAGAGGCCTGGGCGCTGCTGGAGAAGTCGTTCAACGACCAGTCCCGCGTCACCGGCGTCATCTTCGGCCGCGTCAAGGGCGGCTTCACGGTCGACCTGTCGGGCGCCGTGGCCTTCCTGCCGGGCAGCCAGGTCGACATCCGTCCGGTCCGCGACATCTCCCCGCTGCTGGGCACCCCGCAGCCGTTCCAGATCCTGAAGATGGACCGCTCGCGCGGCAACATCGTCGTGTCCCGCCGCGCCGTGCTCGAAGAGAGCCGCGCCGAGGCCCGTTCGGAACTGGTGGCCAACCTCAAGGAAGGCCAGATCCTCCAGGGCGTCGTCAAGAACATCACCGACTACGGCGCGTTCGTCGACCTGGGCGGCGTGGACGGCCTGCTGCACGTCACCGACATCGCGTGGCGCCGCATCAACCATCCGTCGGAAGCCCTGCAGATCGGCCAGACCGTCACGGTCCAGGTCATCCGCTTCAACCCGGAAACCCAGCGCATCAGCCTGGGCATGAAGCAGCTCGAGGCCGACCCGTGGGAAGGCGTCGAGGCGAAGTATCCGGTCGGCGCGAAGTTCAAGGGCCGCGTCACCAACATCACCGACTACGGCGCCTTCGTGGAGCTGGAGCCGGGGATCGAGGGCCTGGTCCACGTTTCGGAAATGTCCTGGACCAAGAAGAACGTCCATCCGGGCAAGATCGTGTCGACTTCGCAGGAAGTCGAGGTCATGGTCCTGGACGTCGATCCGCAGAAGCGCCGCATCAGCCTCGGCCTGAAGCAGTGCCTGGACAACCCGTGGGAGACCTTCACCGACAAGTTCGGTCCGGGCACCGAGCTGGAAGGCGAAGTCAAGAACATCACCGAGTTCGGTCTGTTCGTCGGCCTGCCGGGCGACATCGACGGCATGGTCCACATGTCCGATCTCGACTGGAACAAGTCGGGTGAAGAGGCGATCGCCGAGTACAAGAAGGGCGACCGCGTCAAGGTCAAGGTTCTCGACGTCGACGTCGAGAAGGAGCGCATCAGCCTGGGCATCAAGCAGCTGGCGAACGACCCGTTCGAGGCTGCCACCGCCGGTCTGAAGAAGAACGAGGTCGTGACCTGCACCGTGACGCAGGTGACGGACGGCGGCATCGAAGTGGCCGTCGGCGAGGGCTACACCGGCTTCATCCGCAAGTCGGACCTGTCCCGCGAGCGTTCCGAACAGCGCCCGGACCGTTTCGCCGTCGGCGAGAAGGTCGACGCCAAGGTCACCCAGATCGACCGCGCTTCCCGCCGCATCTCGCTGTCCATCAAGGCCCGCGAGATGGAGGAAGAGAAGCAGGCGATGGCCGAGTTCGGTTCGTCCGACTCGGGCGCCTCGCTGGGCGACATCCTGGGCGCCGCTCTGAAGCGCAAGCAGCAGAACGACGAGTGA
- a CDS encoding IS630 family transposase (programmed frameshift) produces the protein MGRSYSSDLRVRIYGEVEKGGSRRAAARRFDVSASTGVRLAQRMAATGSLDPARQGRPPGGGKLAPHAELLIGWVEKQGDITMPELAAKLKAERGVTVHPASLSRFLLARGFTVKKTVLASEAGRADVAEDRRSWRSHRQPRMREEPDRLVFLDETATTTKMTRLRGRAKRGQRFKATAPFGHWGTQTFIAALRCDGLTAPWIIKGAMNRTLFETYVETQLAPTLRPGDVVILDNLSSHKSEKAKAILKERGAWFLFLPPYSPDLNPIEMAFAKLKAHLRRIGARTIEELWRAVGSICDLYTPDECWNYLKHAGYASD, from the exons ATGGGGCGCAGCTATTCGTCGGACCTTCGGGTTCGGATTTACGGAGAGGTCGAGAAAGGCGGTTCGCGTCGGGCGGCGGCGCGCCGGTTCGATGTGAGCGCGAGCACGGGCGTGCGGCTTGCTCAGCGCATGGCGGCAACGGGCTCGCTGGACCCGGCCCGGCAGGGGCGCCCACCGGGCGGTGGCAAGCTGGCCCCGCATGCCGAACTTCTGATCGGCTGGGTGGAGAAGCAAGGCGACATCACCATGCCCGAACTGGCGGCCAAGCTGAAGGCCGAGCGCGGGGTCACGGTCCACCCCGCCTCGCTGTCGCGCTTCCTGCTCGCCCGCGGCTTCACTGTC AAAAAAACGGTGCTGGCGAGCGAGGCCGGTCGCGCTGACGTTGCTGAGGACCGCCGGAGTTGGCGCAGCCACCGTCAGCCCCGGATGCGCGAGGAGCCGGATCGGCTGGTGTTTCTCGACGAGACCGCAACCACCACGAAGATGACCCGACTGCGCGGACGGGCCAAGCGCGGCCAGCGGTTCAAGGCCACGGCGCCGTTTGGCCATTGGGGCACCCAGACCTTCATCGCTGCCCTGCGCTGCGACGGGCTGACCGCCCCGTGGATCATCAAGGGCGCGATGAACCGGACGCTCTTCGAGACCTATGTCGAGACACAACTCGCCCCGACCCTGCGGCCGGGCGATGTCGTCATCCTCGACAACCTATCCAGCCATAAGAGTGAAAAGGCCAAGGCCATCCTCAAGGAACGTGGCGCTTGGTTCCTCTTCCTGCCGCCCTACAGTCCCGACCTCAACCCTATCGAAATGGCGTTCGCCAAGCTCAAAGCTCATCTCCGCCGCATCGGCGCCCGTACCATCGAGGAGTTGTGGAGGGCTGTCGGCTCTATCTGCGACCTCTACACACCAGACGAATGCTGGAACTACCTCAAACATGCAGGATATGCGTCAGATTAA
- a CDS encoding PRC-barrel domain-containing protein, whose product MQKITHKMWWALPALTLLVGMATPPDSRAQTVIVNGSTPVVGAAVERKASPSVDQLMDRNVVGADGSKIGTVTDVILDDKGEAQYIVIHSGGILGFGGKHIAADLTLADLRTGTEAIQLRDVTAASVRDMPEFHYDDSITSLTRSPEPRR is encoded by the coding sequence ATGCAGAAGATCACGCACAAGATGTGGTGGGCGCTGCCTGCGCTGACACTTCTGGTCGGCATGGCGACCCCACCGGATTCGAGGGCCCAGACAGTGATCGTCAACGGCTCGACTCCGGTCGTCGGGGCAGCGGTGGAGCGCAAGGCCAGCCCCAGCGTCGACCAGTTGATGGACCGCAACGTCGTGGGCGCGGACGGGTCGAAGATCGGCACCGTCACCGACGTGATCCTCGACGACAAGGGCGAGGCCCAATACATCGTCATCCATTCCGGCGGCATTCTGGGCTTCGGCGGCAAGCACATCGCGGCCGACCTGACCCTGGCCGACCTCCGCACCGGCACCGAAGCGATCCAACTGCGCGACGTGACCGCCGCCAGCGTCCGCGACATGCCCGAATTCCACTACGACGACAGCATCACCTCGCTGACCCGCAGCCCGGAGCCGCGGCGCTAG